The stretch of DNA CAACGGGCGAGAATGGAATAAAAGTAGTTAAATGTGTAACTAAATCAATTAATGATGCAAATAGTACTAAAATTGATAATTAGGATAATTTTATTATAAAAGACTACTAATAGGAAGGTGACCTAATGGCAAATAATTATAAGGGAAATGGTGGATTACTATGGAGAATTGTTCATAATCAGACAACCCTGTATGTTCAAGGCATCATTCATTTAGGTCATGAAGATTTCTATCCGCTTGCAACTGAAATTGAAAAGGCTTACGAAAGTGCCGATGTAATTCTCCCAGAGATTAATGTGATAAAACCTGATGTAAATGAAGAAGAAATTAATAAATTGGCTTTATTTCATGAGGGGACGACATTGGATGAAGTTGTATCAGTGGAGTATATACAAAAACTTTCAGACATATTTGATGCGCAAGGACTGTCTCTAAAGAAATTTAATAAATATCAACCATGGTATATAGAAAGTTTATTAGGAGCATTCGTAAGAGAAAAAAGCGAGGTAGCACCAGAGTATGGGGTCGATTTATATTTCCTAAAACGAGCTTCAAACGATGGAAAAGAAATTATTGAATTAGAAACGGTTGAAGATCAATATAACGTTTTTAGTGGCTATAGTATAGATACACAAGTCCAAATGCTAGAACATACGATACAAACATATGAACAGCAAGCTGATTGGATAAACCAATTGGGATATAACTGGATACACAGCAACAGCAATAGCGGTAGAGAAGCACTAATTAAAATTGTATCTAATGACCTTGAGCGTGCTGATGGTGAATACCAAAAAGAGATGAATGACACTCGCAATATGAATATGGTTAACAAACTTGATAAACTATTACAAAGTAATAGTGGAAAAACCTACTTCGTTATAGTCGGTTGTGGACATACGGTGATTAAGCCAAGTCTCCCAAGCGAACTTGAAGAAAAAGGATACAATGTTGAACGTGTTTATTAATACGAAACAAAACAATACTTTAGCACAGTATTGTTAAGGGAAGAGTTACATTTAAGTTTGGGATCTTCAATATCGAACTTCAGCAAAAGGGCGCGATTATCTAATAAAAATCGCGGAAAGTACAAGTAGTAGTGAAATAATAGAGATCAGTCCATAAATTTCCTTATTCTTTTTTTAGCATTAGCGATCGTAACGCCAATTTTAGAAGAAATTATTTTTAGAAGAGGTATATTCCAAACACTTGAAAATATATTTAACACTCCTATAGCACTCATTGGAAGTTCTGCAATTTTTATGCTTGCACATTCTTTTACCCGATTAATTTTGCCAGGGATATTTGTAATGGGATTAATTTTAGGTTATTTATATAAAAAGCACAGAAGCATTTACGCCCCAATAATTTTACATATGTTTATTAATGGTGTAAATGTAATCACAGTAAATTTCTTGTAACAAAATAGCTTGGAGTTGAAGATATATTTAGTAGAAAATGCTTTTGCATGATAATAAGGAAGTATGAATTGGTCTTGACTTTCTGTAAAGGTGCTTATCAGTAAAAAAGACTTGCACCTAATCTTTGAGAAAAGGGCCATTTAATGAAATAACAATTGCTACTAAGAACTGATTTAGGGGTGGGATAATGGAGAGAATCATTGGTACATATGACGTAGATAATCAAACTATCGAATATTCAATCATAGGAAAAGAAGGTGTACCAGTTCTAGTCATGCATGGTGGTCATTCCAGTTGTTATGAGAAATTTGGGTATGGTTCACTCGTTGAGAACGGATTTAAAATTATTACACCGTCAAGGGCGGGGTATGGGAAAACTTCAAAGGAAATTGGAGAAAGTTTATCTAAGGCTTGCGATTACTATTTAGGTCTTTTGAATCATTTGGGCGTTGAAAAAATACATCTTATTGCTGTTTCAGCTGGTGGACCAAGTGGTCTTTATTTTGCTTCTCATTACCCAGAAAGAGTCAAAACATTAACGTTACAAAGTGCTGTTACAAAAGAGTGGCACACACCTAAAGACAAAATATATAAAATAGCACAGATTCTGTTTCGTCCTTCCATGGAAAGAATGACTTGGAAACTCACTTCAAGCATGAGCAATCGTTTCCCTAATTTTATGTTTAAACAAATGACACCTTCGTTTAGTAAGCTTCCGTATAAAAAAATAAAAGAAAAGATGGCAGACGAAGATGTTGATGAAATCAGACGTATGAACAATCGCCAACAATCAGGGTACGGCTTTTTAATTGATTTATCGCAAACAAAGGAGATCACTATAAAGGATTTGAAAGCTATATCTTGCCCCACTCTCATCCAACACAGCAAACATGATGGGTCAGTTCCATTAGAACATGCTTATTATGCACATCAGCAAATTCCAGATTCGAGATTATGCTTACTTGATACATGGGGGCATCTTATATGGCTTGGTCAAGGGTCAAAAGAGGTAAATAAAAAACTTATAGAATTCCTGTTATAGTATTCAAAACCA from Oceanobacillus iheyensis HTE831 encodes:
- a CDS encoding TraB/GumN family protein, whose protein sequence is MANNYKGNGGLLWRIVHNQTTLYVQGIIHLGHEDFYPLATEIEKAYESADVILPEINVIKPDVNEEEINKLALFHEGTTLDEVVSVEYIQKLSDIFDAQGLSLKKFNKYQPWYIESLLGAFVREKSEVAPEYGVDLYFLKRASNDGKEIIELETVEDQYNVFSGYSIDTQVQMLEHTIQTYEQQADWINQLGYNWIHSNSNSGREALIKIVSNDLERADGEYQKEMNDTRNMNMVNKLDKLLQSNSGKTYFVIVGCGHTVIKPSLPSELEEKGYNVERVY
- a CDS encoding CPBP family intramembrane glutamic endopeptidase, coding for MLFLALAIVTPILEEIIFRRGIFQTLENIFNTPIALIGSSAIFMLAHSFTRLILPGIFVMGLILGYLYKKHRSIYAPIILHMFINGVNVITVNFL
- a CDS encoding alpha/beta fold hydrolase, translating into MERIIGTYDVDNQTIEYSIIGKEGVPVLVMHGGHSSCYEKFGYGSLVENGFKIITPSRAGYGKTSKEIGESLSKACDYYLGLLNHLGVEKIHLIAVSAGGPSGLYFASHYPERVKTLTLQSAVTKEWHTPKDKIYKIAQILFRPSMERMTWKLTSSMSNRFPNFMFKQMTPSFSKLPYKKIKEKMADEDVDEIRRMNNRQQSGYGFLIDLSQTKEITIKDLKAISCPTLIQHSKHDGSVPLEHAYYAHQQIPDSRLCLLDTWGHLIWLGQGSKEVNKKLIEFLL